The Pseudomonas baetica genome includes a region encoding these proteins:
- a CDS encoding ABC transporter permease subunit, whose amino-acid sequence MFSFIARRLGLLIPTFFGITLLTFALIRMIPGDPVEVMMGERRVDPEMHAQAMERLGLNKPLYAQYLDYIGKLAHGDLGESLRTRESVWTEFTSLFPATLELSMAALLFAGILGLLAGVIAALKRGSLFDHGVMGISLAGYSMPIFWWGLILIMFFSVSLGWTPVSGRIDLLYDIEPRTGFMLIDTLLADDVGAFFDALHHLILPAIVLGTIPLAVIARMTRSSMLEVLREDYIRTAKAKGLSPSRVVFVHGLRNALIPVLTVVGLQVGTLLAGAVLTETIFSWPGIGKWLIEAIGARDYPVVQNGILLIACLVILVNFVVDILYGFANPRIRHQR is encoded by the coding sequence ATGTTTAGTTTTATTGCCCGCCGACTGGGGTTGTTGATCCCCACGTTTTTCGGCATCACCCTGCTGACTTTCGCGTTGATTCGCATGATCCCTGGCGACCCCGTGGAAGTGATGATGGGCGAACGTCGGGTCGACCCCGAAATGCACGCTCAGGCAATGGAACGCCTTGGTCTGAACAAACCGCTGTATGCCCAGTATCTGGACTACATCGGCAAACTGGCCCACGGCGATCTCGGCGAATCCCTGCGTACCCGTGAGAGCGTCTGGACCGAGTTCACCTCCCTCTTCCCGGCGACCCTGGAACTGTCCATGGCCGCCCTGCTGTTCGCCGGCATTCTGGGCCTTCTGGCCGGGGTGATCGCGGCACTCAAACGAGGATCGCTGTTCGACCACGGGGTGATGGGCATCTCCCTGGCGGGGTATTCGATGCCGATCTTCTGGTGGGGCCTGATCCTGATCATGTTCTTCTCGGTGAGCCTCGGCTGGACGCCGGTGTCCGGGCGGATCGACCTGCTGTACGACATCGAGCCGCGCACCGGTTTCATGCTGATCGACACGCTGCTGGCCGATGACGTCGGCGCCTTCTTCGACGCCCTGCATCACCTGATTCTGCCGGCCATCGTGCTCGGTACCATTCCGCTGGCGGTGATCGCGCGGATGACCCGTTCGTCGATGCTCGAAGTACTGCGCGAAGACTACATCCGCACCGCCAAGGCCAAAGGCCTGTCGCCGTCACGCGTGGTGTTCGTCCACGGTCTGCGTAACGCACTTATTCCGGTTCTCACCGTGGTCGGCCTGCAAGTCGGCACGCTGCTGGCCGGTGCCGTTCTGACCGAAACCATTTTCTCCTGGCCCGGCATCGGCAAATGGCTGATCGAAGCCATCGGCGCCCGGGACTACCCGGTGGTGCAAAACGGCATCCTGTTAATCGCCTGCCTGGTGATTCTGGTCAACTTCGTAGTGGACATCCTCTACGGCTTTGCCAACCCACGCATCCGTCATCAGCGCTGA
- a CDS encoding ABC transporter permease subunit, translating to MTTPTPAVAVDQSLLYPSPYKEFWQAFSKNKGAVAGLLFMLLVIFCALFAPWVAPHNPSEQYRDFLLTPPAWLEGGQMQFLLGTDELGRDLLSRLIQGSRLSLLIGLSSVVMSLIPGILLGLFAGFFPKMIGPTIMRLMDIMLALPSLLLAVAIVAILGPGLINTVIAIAVVSLPSYVRLTRAAVMGELNRDYVTAARLAGAGLPRLMFITVLPNCMAPLIVQATLSFSSAILDAAALGFLGLGVQPPTPEWGTMLASARDYIERAWWVVSLPGLTILLSVLAINLMGDGLRDALDPKLKNAA from the coding sequence ATGACCACTCCAACTCCAGCGGTAGCAGTCGATCAAAGCCTGCTGTATCCGTCCCCGTACAAAGAATTCTGGCAAGCCTTCTCCAAGAACAAAGGTGCCGTTGCCGGCCTGCTGTTCATGTTGCTGGTGATTTTCTGCGCGCTGTTCGCCCCTTGGGTCGCGCCGCACAATCCGAGCGAGCAATACCGTGACTTCCTGCTGACGCCACCGGCGTGGCTGGAAGGCGGGCAGATGCAATTTTTGCTCGGCACCGATGAACTGGGTCGCGACTTGCTGTCACGTCTGATTCAGGGTTCGCGGCTGTCGCTGCTGATCGGCTTGTCGTCGGTGGTGATGTCGCTGATTCCGGGGATCCTGCTCGGTCTGTTCGCCGGTTTCTTCCCGAAAATGATTGGCCCGACCATCATGCGTCTGATGGACATCATGCTGGCCCTGCCGTCCCTGCTGCTGGCTGTGGCGATTGTCGCCATCCTCGGCCCTGGCCTGATCAACACCGTGATTGCGATTGCTGTGGTGTCCCTGCCGTCCTACGTGCGTCTGACCCGTGCCGCCGTCATGGGCGAACTGAACCGCGACTACGTGACCGCCGCGCGCCTGGCCGGTGCCGGTCTGCCACGCCTGATGTTCATCACCGTGCTGCCGAACTGCATGGCACCGCTGATCGTTCAGGCCACCCTGAGTTTCTCTTCGGCGATTCTCGATGCCGCCGCACTGGGCTTCCTCGGCCTTGGCGTGCAACCGCCAACCCCTGAGTGGGGCACCATGCTGGCCTCGGCCCGCGACTACATCGAACGCGCCTGGTGGGTGGTGAGCCTGCCGGGTCTGACCATTTTGCTCAGCGTGCTGGCAATCAACCTGATGGGCGACGGTCTGCGCGATGCGCTCGACCCGAAACTCAAGAACGCCGCCTGA
- a CDS encoding ABC transporter ATP-binding protein — translation MSLLEIKNLNVRFGDKTATPVVDGLDLKVDKGEVLAIVGESGSGKSVTMMALMGLIEHPGIVTADSLSFDGKDMLKLSNRQRRQIVGKDLSMVFQDPMTALNPSYTVGFQIEEVLRLHLKMSGKQARKRAIELLEKVEIPGAASRMDAYPHQLSGGMSQRVAIAMAIAGEPKLLIADEPTTALDVTIQAQIMDLLLALQKEQNMGLVLITHDLAVVAETAQRVCVMYAGQAVEVGQVPQLFDIPAHPYSEALLKAIPEHSQGAERLATLPGIVPGRYDRPQGCLLSPRCPYVQDSCRTQRPTLDPKSHSLARCFYPLNQEVA, via the coding sequence ATGTCACTGCTAGAAATCAAGAATCTCAACGTGCGCTTCGGCGACAAAACCGCTACGCCCGTTGTCGATGGCCTCGACCTGAAAGTCGACAAAGGCGAAGTACTGGCGATCGTTGGCGAATCCGGGTCGGGAAAATCGGTGACCATGATGGCGCTGATGGGGCTGATCGAGCATCCCGGTATCGTCACCGCCGACTCGCTCAGCTTCGACGGCAAAGACATGCTCAAACTGAGCAATCGTCAGCGTCGGCAAATCGTCGGCAAAGACCTGTCGATGGTGTTCCAGGACCCGATGACCGCGCTCAACCCGAGCTACACCGTCGGTTTCCAGATCGAAGAAGTGCTGCGCCTGCACCTGAAAATGTCTGGCAAGCAAGCGCGCAAACGCGCCATCGAACTGCTGGAAAAAGTCGAAATCCCGGGCGCCGCCAGCCGTATGGACGCCTACCCGCATCAACTGTCCGGCGGTATGAGCCAGCGTGTTGCGATCGCCATGGCGATTGCCGGCGAGCCGAAACTGCTGATTGCCGATGAGCCGACCACGGCACTCGACGTAACCATTCAGGCACAGATCATGGATCTGCTGCTGGCGTTGCAGAAAGAACAGAACATGGGCCTGGTGCTGATCACCCACGACCTCGCGGTCGTGGCCGAAACCGCCCAGCGCGTGTGCGTGATGTACGCCGGTCAAGCCGTTGAAGTCGGTCAGGTGCCACAACTGTTCGACATCCCGGCGCACCCGTACAGCGAAGCGCTGCTCAAGGCGATTCCGGAACACAGCCAGGGCGCCGAGCGTCTGGCGACGCTGCCGGGCATCGTCCCGGGCCGTTACGACCGCCCGCAGGGTTGCCTGCTGTCGCCGCGCTGCCCGTACGTGCAAGACAGCTGCCGCACCCAACGTCCGACCCTTGATCCGAAAAGCCACAGCCTCGCCCGCTGCTTCTACCCGCTGAACCAGGAGGTGGCGTAA
- a CDS encoding peptide ABC transporter ATP-binding protein: protein MAVVLTARDLTRHYEVSRGLFKGHATVRALNGVSFELEAGKTLAVVGESGCGKSTLARALTLIEEPSSGSLKIAGQEVAGADKAQRKQLRKDVQMVFQSPYASLNPRQKVGDQLGEPLLINTNLSAAERREKVQAMMKQVGLRPEHYQRYPHMFSGGQRQRIALARAMMLQPKVLVADEPTSALDVSIQAQVLNLFMDLQQEFNTAYVFISHNLAVVQHVADDVMVMYLGRPVEMGPKDAIYERPLHPYTQALLSATPTIHPDPNKPKIKIVGELPNPLNPPPGCAFHKRCPYATERCSTEEPALRHLDNRQVACHYAEQFLDGAA from the coding sequence ATGGCCGTCGTACTTACCGCCCGCGACCTGACCCGTCACTACGAAGTCTCCCGTGGCCTGTTCAAGGGCCACGCGACCGTGCGCGCCCTCAACGGCGTGTCGTTCGAACTGGAAGCCGGCAAGACCCTCGCGGTGGTCGGCGAGTCGGGCTGCGGCAAGTCCACCCTCGCCCGCGCCCTGACCCTGATTGAAGAGCCGTCGTCCGGTTCCTTGAAAATCGCCGGCCAGGAAGTGGCCGGCGCCGACAAGGCCCAGCGCAAGCAACTGCGTAAAGACGTGCAGATGGTGTTCCAGAGCCCTTATGCCTCGTTGAACCCACGGCAGAAAGTCGGTGATCAACTCGGTGAGCCGCTGCTGATCAACACCAACCTTTCCGCCGCCGAGCGCCGCGAAAAAGTCCAGGCGATGATGAAACAGGTCGGCTTGCGTCCCGAGCACTACCAGCGTTATCCGCACATGTTCTCCGGTGGTCAGCGCCAGCGTATTGCGCTGGCTCGGGCGATGATGCTGCAACCGAAAGTGCTGGTGGCGGACGAACCAACTTCGGCGCTGGACGTGTCGATTCAGGCGCAGGTGCTGAACCTGTTCATGGATCTGCAGCAGGAGTTCAACACGGCCTACGTGTTCATCTCGCACAACCTGGCGGTGGTGCAACACGTGGCCGATGACGTGATGGTGATGTACCTCGGTCGCCCGGTGGAAATGGGCCCGAAAGACGCCATCTACGAGCGTCCTCTGCACCCGTACACCCAGGCGTTGCTGTCAGCGACCCCGACCATTCACCCGGACCCGAACAAACCGAAGATCAAAATCGTCGGCGAACTGCCCAACCCGCTGAACCCGCCGCCTGGCTGCGCATTCCACAAACGCTGCCCGTATGCCACCGAGCGTTGCAGCACGGAAGAGCCGGCCCTGCGCCATCTCGACAATCGGCAGGTGGCCTGCCACTACGCGGAGCAGTTTCTCGACGGCGCGGCGTAA
- a CDS encoding MFS transporter: MTSRLTHLLRLDGYFGVMAWVLAALLFINRLSSMVKLFMALYLRQELGLAIEAVGWLLSGYGAGLLVGSMVGGLLSDRFPTARLTAILFFLSAWTLLSLGVVTEVPWLAALLVLSGILDGAIRTLHQRLIMEYCEVAQRARAQALSRVARNLGMAAAGIAGGVLAQVDFRWVFFASAALTLLALLWFVRTTWRRPVLIAVETPEADAGSGLPYRDKPFLWLLAATVVLGIAFDTVYSTLGNYLRDYYRLSTEAIGWQFGINALLVVMLQIPLAHWGERWSARTQLVAGSVLLACGLGMLPLGSGLFYVCLSTVIWTLGEALFMPPLNVRVMQHAQGGKSGQYFGLFFMSWSASALLSPVLSGQLYGQVGGHSVWLMSAFLALTATPLIYMATRPGK; the protein is encoded by the coding sequence ATGACGAGTCGGCTGACTCACCTGCTGCGGCTGGACGGCTATTTTGGCGTGATGGCCTGGGTGCTTGCGGCGTTGCTGTTCATCAATCGCTTGAGCAGCATGGTCAAGCTGTTCATGGCGCTGTACCTGCGTCAGGAGTTGGGGCTGGCGATTGAAGCCGTCGGCTGGTTGCTGTCCGGTTACGGTGCGGGGCTGCTGGTCGGTTCGATGGTCGGCGGCTTGCTCAGCGACCGGTTTCCCACGGCGCGGCTCACGGCGATTCTGTTTTTCCTCTCGGCGTGGACCCTGTTGTCATTGGGGGTTGTCACTGAGGTGCCGTGGCTCGCGGCATTGCTGGTTTTGAGCGGCATTCTCGATGGGGCGATCAGGACTCTGCATCAGCGCTTGATCATGGAGTATTGCGAGGTTGCGCAACGTGCCCGCGCGCAGGCCTTGAGCCGGGTTGCGCGAAACCTCGGGATGGCTGCCGCCGGCATTGCCGGCGGGGTGCTGGCGCAGGTGGATTTTCGCTGGGTGTTCTTTGCCAGTGCGGCGCTGACGCTGCTGGCCTTGCTGTGGTTTGTCCGCACAACCTGGCGTCGACCGGTGCTGATCGCCGTCGAGACACCTGAAGCCGATGCCGGTTCAGGCTTGCCGTATCGCGACAAACCCTTCCTCTGGTTGCTGGCGGCAACGGTGGTGCTCGGCATTGCCTTCGACACGGTCTACAGCACGCTGGGCAACTACCTGCGTGATTACTATCGCCTGAGTACCGAGGCCATCGGCTGGCAGTTCGGGATCAATGCCTTGCTGGTGGTGATGTTGCAGATTCCGCTGGCCCATTGGGGCGAGCGCTGGAGCGCGCGTACGCAATTGGTGGCTGGCAGCGTATTGCTGGCTTGCGGCCTCGGCATGTTGCCGCTGGGCAGTGGCTTGTTTTACGTGTGTCTTTCGACAGTGATCTGGACGTTGGGCGAGGCGCTGTTCATGCCGCCGCTGAATGTGCGGGTCATGCAGCATGCGCAGGGTGGGAAAAGCGGGCAATACTTTGGTCTGTTCTTCATGAGCTGGAGCGCGAGCGCGCTGTTGTCGCCGGTGCTGAGCGGTCAGTTGTATGGCCAGGTCGGCGGGCACAGTGTGTGGCTGATGAGTGCGTTTCTGGCGCTGACAGCCACTCCACTGATCTATATGGCCACGCGCCCCGGCAAGTAG
- a CDS encoding IS3 family transposase (programmed frameshift): MTKQRRSFSAEFKREAAGLVLDQGYSHIEASRSLGVVESALRRWVNQLQQERTGVTPQSKALTPEQQKIQELEARIARLEREKSIFKKGYRALDVGRARAHALIDQLSPQEPVDWLCAVFDVTRSCYYAHRLRRRTPDVERLRLRSLVNELFTQSRSAAGSRSIVSMMQEDGEQIGRFKVRGLMRELELVSKQPGSHAYKQATVERPDIPNILNREFDVPAPNQVWCGDITYIWAQGKWHYLAVVMDLYARRVVGWALSNKPDADLVIKALDMAYEQRGRPQGLLFHSDQGSQYGSRQFRQRLWRYRMRQSMSRRGNCWDNAPMERVFRSLKTEWIPTVGYMTAQEAHRDISHYLMHRYNWIRPHQFNNGLAPAQAEKKLNVVSGIS, from the exons ATGACCAAACAACGTCGTTCTTTTTCCGCTGAATTCAAACGCGAGGCCGCAGGCCTCGTGCTCGATCAAGGCTATAGCCATATCGAAGCCAGCCGCTCGCTTGGTGTGGTTGAGTCCGCGTTGCGCCGCTGGGTTAATCAGCTTCAGCAGGAGCGCACTGGCGTTACTCCGCAGAGTAAAGCGCTGACGCCAGAGCAACAGAAAATCCAGGAATTGGAAGCTCGAATCGCTCGACTTGAGCGGGAGAAATCCATTT TTAAAAAAGGCTACCGCGCTCTTGATGTCGGAAGAGCACGAGCGCACGCGCTGATTGATCAACTGAGCCCCCAAGAGCCGGTTGATTGGCTTTGCGCAGTCTTTGACGTCACTCGTTCGTGTTACTACGCCCATCGTCTCAGGCGCCGAACTCCAGACGTTGAGCGGCTTCGGTTGCGCAGCCTGGTTAACGAACTGTTTACGCAAAGTCGAAGCGCCGCCGGTAGCCGCAGCATCGTGTCGATGATGCAGGAAGACGGCGAGCAAATTGGGCGGTTCAAGGTGCGAGGCCTGATGCGGGAACTGGAGTTGGTCAGTAAACAACCTGGATCACATGCCTACAAACAAGCGACGGTTGAGCGGCCTGACATTCCGAACATATTGAATCGAGAGTTTGATGTGCCGGCGCCGAATCAGGTCTGGTGTGGCGACATCACCTACATCTGGGCTCAAGGGAAATGGCATTACCTGGCTGTCGTTATGGATCTTTACGCGCGCCGAGTGGTGGGCTGGGCGCTGTCGAACAAGCCGGATGCGGATCTGGTCATCAAGGCGTTGGACATGGCTTACGAACAGCGTGGCAGGCCTCAAGGGCTTCTGTTTCACTCGGATCAGGGCTCGCAATATGGCAGTCGCCAGTTTCGCCAACGGCTCTGGCGTTACCGCATGCGCCAAAGCATGAGCCGTCGTGGAAACTGCTGGGATAACGCGCCGATGGAGCGTGTGTTTCGCAGCTTGAAAACTGAATGGATACCGACCGTGGGCTACATGACAGCTCAAGAAGCGCACCGCGACATCAGTCATTACCTGATGCATCGGTACAACTGGATTAGACCGCACCAATTCAACAACGGACTGGCCCCAGCTCAGGCCGAGAAAAAACTTAACGTCGTGTCCGGGATTAGTTGA
- a CDS encoding IS4 family transposase: MAKLALEQAIAPEWIDQVFEEHRQRQYSRELLFSTIIKLMSLVSLGLKPSLHAAARQLEDLPVSLAALYDKISRTEPALLRALVTGCAQRLTPTIKELGCTKTLPGWQLRVVDGNHLASTEKRLGALRHERGAARPGFSVVVYDPDLDQVIDLQACEDAYASERVCVLPLLANAEPGQVWLADRLYCTLPVMEACEQVQTSFVIRQQAKHPRLIQEGEWQEPVPVETGTVREQIIQVRGGYQCRRVELTLHSPTDSGDSSLMFWSNLPQSVSAQQIAQLYRRRWSIEGMFQRLEAILESEIETLGSPKAALLGFATAVLAYNVLAVLKRSVEQAHRDTQPDGWEASIYHLAVQVRSGYEGMQIALPSEYLPVIPLEKLAQRLLELASNIQPKQVAKSPRGPKVPKPKTWVQGTAVHAHVSTDRVIKAAKTKRP, translated from the coding sequence ATGGCCAAATTGGCGCTGGAGCAGGCCATTGCGCCTGAGTGGATTGATCAGGTCTTCGAAGAGCATCGGCAACGGCAGTATTCTCGTGAGCTACTGTTCTCGACCATCATCAAGCTGATGTCCCTTGTTTCATTGGGCTTGAAGCCATCCCTGCACGCCGCCGCGCGGCAACTGGAAGATCTTCCTGTCAGTTTGGCTGCCCTCTACGACAAGATCAGTCGTACTGAACCTGCGCTGTTACGCGCTCTGGTCACAGGTTGTGCGCAACGTCTGACTCCGACCATCAAGGAGCTGGGCTGCACCAAAACGTTGCCGGGCTGGCAGCTTCGAGTGGTGGACGGCAATCATTTGGCTTCCACTGAGAAACGTCTGGGCGCTCTACGCCATGAGCGAGGCGCCGCTCGTCCTGGCTTTTCGGTGGTTGTTTACGACCCCGATCTCGATCAGGTCATCGACCTTCAGGCGTGTGAGGATGCCTACGCAAGCGAGCGTGTTTGCGTGCTGCCTCTACTGGCCAATGCCGAGCCAGGCCAAGTGTGGCTGGCTGATCGACTCTATTGCACGCTCCCGGTCATGGAGGCTTGTGAGCAGGTCCAGACATCCTTTGTCATTCGTCAGCAAGCCAAACATCCACGCCTGATTCAAGAGGGTGAGTGGCAAGAACCCGTGCCTGTGGAAACAGGCACTGTGCGTGAGCAGATCATCCAGGTCAGAGGCGGTTACCAATGTCGGCGTGTCGAACTGACGCTTCATTCGCCAACAGACTCGGGTGACAGCAGCTTGATGTTCTGGAGCAATCTACCCCAAAGCGTCAGCGCACAGCAGATCGCGCAACTCTATCGCCGTCGCTGGAGCATTGAAGGCATGTTCCAGCGACTGGAAGCGATCCTGGAAAGTGAAATCGAAACTCTTGGCAGCCCAAAGGCTGCCTTACTCGGGTTCGCCACTGCGGTGTTGGCCTACAACGTCCTGGCCGTCCTCAAACGAAGCGTCGAGCAAGCTCACCGGGATACCCAGCCTGACGGCTGGGAAGCCTCGATCTATCACTTGGCGGTTCAGGTCAGGAGTGGTTATGAGGGAATGCAGATTGCGCTGCCTTCGGAATATCTTCCCGTCATTCCTCTGGAAAAACTGGCCCAGCGCTTACTAGAGCTGGCCAGCAACATCCAACCCAAACAAGTTGCGAAAAGCCCCCGTGGCCCCAAAGTGCCTAAGCCCAAGACATGGGTCCAAGGCACGGCGGTGCATGCGCATGTTTCAACGGACAGAGTAATCAAGGCTGCCAAAACTAAAAGACCTTGA
- a CDS encoding peptide chain release factor 3: MTNQAAEVAKRRTFAIISHPDAGKTTITEKLLLMGKAIAVAGTVKSRKSDRHATSDWMEMEKQRGISITTSVMQFPYRDHMVNLLDTPGHEDFSEDTYRTLTAVDSALMVLDGGKGVEPRTIALMDVCRLRDTPIVSFINKLDRDIRDPIELLDEIEAVLKIKAAPITWPIGCYRDFKGVYHLADDYIIVYTAGHGHERTETKIIEKLDSDEARAHLGDEYERFIEQLELVQGACHEFNQQEFLDGQLTPVFFGTALGNFGVDHVLDAVVDWAPRPLARVANERTVEPVEEKFSGFIFKIQANMDPKHRDRIAFMRICSGKYEKGMKMRHVRTGKDVRIGDALTFFSSEREQLEEAYAGDIIGLHNHGTIQIGDTFTEGEVLGFTGIPHFAPELFRRVRLRDPLKSKQLRQGLQQLAEEGATQVFFPERSNDIILGAVGVLQFDVVASRLKEEYKVECSYEPITVYSARWIECSDKKKLEEFSNKAVENLAVDGGGHLTYLAPTRVNLALMEERWPDVKFRATREHH; the protein is encoded by the coding sequence ATGACCAACCAGGCCGCCGAAGTCGCGAAACGCCGCACTTTCGCCATTATTTCCCACCCCGATGCCGGTAAAACCACGATCACCGAAAAGCTCCTGTTGATGGGCAAGGCGATTGCGGTGGCCGGTACGGTGAAATCCCGTAAATCCGACCGCCATGCGACATCCGACTGGATGGAGATGGAGAAACAGCGGGGTATTTCCATTACCACGTCGGTCATGCAGTTCCCGTATCGCGACCACATGGTCAACCTGCTCGACACCCCGGGCCACGAAGACTTCTCCGAAGATACCTACCGCACCCTGACGGCGGTGGACTCGGCATTGATGGTCCTCGACGGCGGTAAAGGTGTCGAGCCACGTACGATTGCGCTGATGGACGTCTGCCGTCTGCGTGACACGCCGATCGTCAGCTTCATCAACAAACTCGACCGAGACATCCGCGACCCGATCGAACTGCTCGACGAGATCGAAGCCGTTCTGAAGATCAAGGCGGCGCCGATCACCTGGCCGATCGGTTGCTACCGCGACTTCAAAGGCGTGTATCACCTGGCCGACGACTACATCATTGTCTACACCGCCGGTCACGGTCACGAACGCACCGAAACCAAGATCATCGAGAAGCTCGACTCCGACGAAGCGCGCGCGCATCTGGGCGACGAGTACGAGCGCTTCATCGAACAGCTTGAGCTGGTGCAGGGTGCCTGCCACGAGTTCAACCAGCAGGAATTCCTCGACGGTCAACTGACCCCGGTGTTCTTCGGTACTGCTTTGGGCAACTTCGGTGTTGACCACGTATTGGACGCCGTCGTTGATTGGGCGCCACGTCCGCTGGCCCGTGTTGCCAACGAGCGTACCGTTGAGCCGGTCGAAGAGAAGTTCTCGGGCTTCATCTTCAAGATCCAGGCGAACATGGACCCGAAACACCGCGACCGCATCGCTTTCATGCGTATCTGCTCGGGCAAGTACGAGAAAGGCATGAAGATGCGCCACGTGCGTACCGGCAAGGACGTGCGCATCGGCGACGCCCTGACGTTCTTCTCTTCCGAGCGTGAGCAACTGGAAGAGGCGTATGCCGGCGACATTATCGGTCTGCACAACCACGGCACGATCCAGATCGGTGACACCTTTACCGAAGGCGAAGTCCTCGGTTTCACCGGTATCCCGCACTTCGCCCCGGAACTGTTCCGTCGCGTGCGTCTGCGTGATCCGCTGAAATCCAAGCAACTGCGTCAGGGCCTGCAGCAGTTGGCTGAAGAGGGCGCGACTCAGGTGTTCTTCCCGGAGCGCAGCAACGACATCATTCTCGGTGCCGTTGGTGTGCTGCAGTTCGATGTGGTCGCCAGTCGTTTGAAAGAGGAATACAAGGTTGAGTGCTCGTATGAGCCGATCACCGTGTATTCCGCGCGCTGGATCGAATGCAGCGACAAGAAGAAGCTTGAGGAGTTTTCCAACAAGGCTGTGGAAAACCTGGCAGTCGATGGCGGTGGTCACCTGACTTATCTTGCGCCGACGCGGGTTAACCTAGCGTTGATGGAAGAGCGTTGGCCGGATGTGAAATTCCGGGCGACGCGTGAGCATCACTAA
- a CDS encoding ABC transporter permease encodes MGGAVVIALLALLVHWIGINTIEHYRDDLLFYLQAHLILVLASMLTALVVGIPAGIFLSRPTMVGRAERFMQIFNIGNTVPPLAVLAIALGILGIGSGPAIFALFLASLLPIVRNTYEGLKNVQGSLKEAAVGIGMTPRQVLWQVELPNAVPIIVGGVRVALAINVGTAPLAFLIGANSLGSLIFPGIALNNQPQLLLGAACTALLALLLDGVVTLASRLWLERGLRPS; translated from the coding sequence ATGGGAGGTGCGGTGGTCATCGCGCTCCTGGCCCTGCTGGTCCACTGGATCGGCATCAACACGATCGAACACTACCGCGACGATTTGTTGTTTTACCTGCAAGCTCATCTGATTCTCGTCCTCGCTTCAATGCTGACCGCCCTTGTCGTGGGCATCCCCGCCGGTATCTTTCTCAGTCGCCCGACCATGGTCGGCCGCGCTGAACGCTTCATGCAGATCTTCAATATCGGCAACACCGTGCCACCGCTGGCTGTACTGGCGATTGCCCTGGGGATTCTGGGCATCGGCAGTGGTCCGGCGATCTTCGCTTTGTTCCTCGCTTCCCTGTTGCCCATCGTGCGCAACACCTACGAAGGCCTGAAAAACGTTCAGGGTTCGCTTAAAGAAGCCGCCGTCGGCATCGGCATGACGCCGCGCCAAGTGCTGTGGCAAGTCGAATTGCCCAACGCGGTGCCGATCATCGTCGGTGGCGTACGTGTCGCGCTGGCAATCAACGTCGGCACCGCGCCGCTGGCCTTCCTGATCGGCGCCAACAGCCTTGGCAGCCTGATCTTCCCTGGCATCGCCCTGAACAATCAGCCGCAACTGCTGCTCGGCGCCGCATGCACCGCGCTGCTGGCCTTGCTGCTCGATGGCGTCGTCACCCTCGCCAGCCGCCTCTGGCTGGAACGTGGTTTGCGCCCGTCTTAA
- a CDS encoding glycine betaine ABC transporter substrate-binding protein encodes MKRFSLILGCALLFAGLAQAAEKPVIRIGARVFTEQTLLAEITSQYLRSKGYDAQVTGGLGSNLARSAHESGQLDMLWEYTGVSLVAYNHVTEKLDSAQSYARVKELDAKKGLVWLTPSKFSNTYALALPKKVAEEYPQINNISQLNEVLRAEAKTNHLVALDTEFANRSDGLIGMVDLYDMNLTRKNIRQMDAGLVYTALRNGQVFAGLVYTTDGRLNAFGLKLLEDDKHYFPDYTAAPVVRQAYLDAHPQLAEQLKPLAELFDDETMRQLNARVDVDHESPSKVAADFLRQHPLN; translated from the coding sequence ATGAAACGATTTAGCTTGATCTTAGGCTGCGCCCTGCTGTTCGCAGGATTGGCGCAAGCCGCAGAAAAACCGGTTATCCGCATCGGCGCCCGGGTGTTCACCGAGCAAACCCTGCTCGCAGAAATCACCTCGCAATACTTGCGCAGCAAAGGCTACGACGCGCAGGTGACCGGTGGTCTGGGCAGCAACCTGGCCCGCAGCGCCCACGAAAGCGGGCAACTGGACATGCTCTGGGAATACACCGGCGTCTCCTTGGTGGCTTACAACCATGTAACCGAAAAACTCGACAGCGCCCAGTCCTACGCCCGGGTCAAAGAACTCGACGCGAAGAAAGGCCTGGTGTGGCTCACGCCATCGAAATTCAGCAACACCTACGCCCTCGCGCTGCCGAAAAAAGTCGCCGAGGAGTACCCGCAGATCAACAACATCAGCCAGTTGAACGAAGTGCTGCGCGCCGAAGCCAAGACCAATCACCTGGTGGCGCTGGACACCGAGTTTGCCAACCGCTCCGACGGCCTGATCGGCATGGTCGATCTCTACGACATGAACCTGACCCGCAAGAACATCCGCCAGATGGACGCGGGCCTGGTTTACACCGCGTTGCGCAACGGCCAGGTGTTTGCCGGTCTGGTCTACACCACCGACGGTCGTCTCAACGCCTTCGGCCTGAAACTGCTGGAAGACGACAAGCATTACTTCCCCGACTACACCGCAGCTCCCGTGGTGCGTCAGGCCTACCTCGATGCCCACCCGCAACTCGCCGAGCAGCTCAAGCCGCTGGCCGAACTGTTCGATGACGAAACCATGCGCCAGCTCAACGCGCGGGTCGACGTCGATCACGAAAGCCCTTCGAAAGTGGCCGCCGATTTCCTGCGCCAGCACCCACTTAACTAA